A region of the Cottoperca gobio chromosome 22, fCotGob3.1, whole genome shotgun sequence genome:
GgcccaaacacaaacaaatagtaaactgtaaactgtcctgcttcagacaaaggacagGGCTGTATCAATGGCTCAGTTTTGTACAGGGTTGTAGCTACCATTGAGGATACTTCCTCTGTATGTTTTTGCAACCTGGGGGGACTTTACATTCTAAAAAGCTACACAAAGtgggcattttattttattttcatttctctATAGAAATGCTGTGCTTATGGATATCTGTGAAATAATTCCAGAAAGGTATATCTTTACTTATGGACAAATTCAGAAGAAGGTAGACAAGACAGAAACGGGTAGTTTAAAAAGAGCAATTTCACTGCAGAGAAATGAAGCGGGGACAAGGAAATGCTTAAAGTGACACCAAAGCTGGGCCTTGGCAGGCGGCAAGCTAAGCCTAAATGCCTGACTAACAGGCAACAGATAGAGTTGCACACTGCTTACTCTGAGTCAACACTTTGTAATCTCAACTGTGCTCTCTGCTTGCACCtgcctcacacaaacacatacacacagttacaTTTACTatatgcattgtgtgtgtgacgtAAGTACTGTAGGTATGCTTGTGACATGTGaatatgtgtgaatatgtgtgaatatgtgtgtatgtgagtctAGTCAGTAAATGTCGGGCCTCATATGGACACAGGATGAAtcacagagtgatgacagaaaaaataaacaaaggcTACAGGGAAAACAGTGATAGGATGGGACTGAAAAGCAATGTACAAATCTAATGTAACTCATgtttaaagggacatttcacCCCAAAATTAAAGATACACATTTTTCCTATTaccatgaaactgctcacaacaggtctgtggattatcttgagtaaccaggtcatgatttctggaaagagacattgctattgagttttccaaatgtattttttggagctttgagcaccacaagctgagtgccatctagttccattgtATTCAaaagaaggcagacatctctacagctgatatctccaacactcggtaACTCACACATAAACAATCTAGAATGATAAGcgctacaggtaagaggaatgTATACTATTGATTTTGTGGTCACTTTAATCAAGAGTTACATTAGATGTGTACATTGCTTTGCAGTCACTGTCCCTCTAAGGATCATTTAAGTCCTGCATTATCTTTTTAACCGAGATTTGTGTTTCACCCTACTTGCAGTGTGACGTATCCTTTATGGATTGATTAAACCATAAAGAGAGACAACACGGTAATACTGTTTTTCACATCCACTTGTGTTCTCCTGTATCTTCCTTTCTTTTGAAAAACTAAGTGCTTGTTATTTTGGCAACTATAAATTATCTAGTCAAATCTTCAGTTTGAAATTCCATTTCCACTGAAAAATTGCCGACATGTTTTGTTTCAACACACCAGAGGCCTTTGGCATATGATAATACCTTGTCTCGCACTGGTACAATGTACCTCCTCCATAGGAGTGTAAACTAAATGCTGGCTTTGTTGGATGTCCCAGCTCACAGGCTTAAGCTGCAGTGTAACTGGATCAGACCAAACTGTATGGGTGACAGTTGTGTTGCATTcacttaaaggggacatatctTGCTAATGTTCAGgttcataattgtattttgggtttctactataACATGtctacatgctttaatgttcaaaaaacacattatttttcccATACTCTCTGTTTGAAGATACcagtattcaccctctgtctgaaacacaCCGATtaagcgcctgtctctttaagtcccCCTACtaaaaaagcccagtctgctcagAATTACTtgatattctaatgagcctgcatgtgacataggaagtgGAGCTAAATCTGAATTGCTTATGGAATCCAAGGACCGAGGAAGAACACAAaaaactgactgggttgtcttattttGCAGTTTGTGGGTTGATAGGCtctccagatacccaaatgtgTCTGAACAAGCACTGAAAAACGGAGTTTTTCATGATATGTCACCTTTAAATTGCCCAAAGCTGTACATAGAGCGTGCCACAGAATAAAGGACAATGCTGGCTATAAAtttggataaaaacaaacaataattgGCAAATAATTAAGGAACTTGGCAAGACAAGCAAGAGGCATTGTTTCAaatatttcttaaataatttccCAAATGAATTTGGCTTCAGTGTGTTTATTGTAGAAAAAAAATGTGTAGTGTTCCTTCAGGTCCCCCCACAATAATTATTTATGAAAGAGCTGGATTCACTCTGCCCCCTCTAAATTCAGCGCAGTCAGTCTCAAACTAGCCCATTACAGAAACATCACTGGTAATGTATTATAGAAAAGATGAAGTACTAGCCTGCGGTAGCAAGTGCACACTGCAGGTTGGCAGAGTTTCTACATTGCCACGCCATCCCATTTTTTTTGGAGGTGCAGTAAGCTTTGAAATGTTCTAAAACAGCAGGGGGCCCATTACCGTTACTGGTATGGCTTACTGTTTAAGCACATAGGCGGCATTCCAAAGGGCGTGAAAATGTCAGGAATGATTATCATGACAACTCTGTCTCATTCTTGTGGAACAACATATTTTTCAATTCAGTGGCGTTTAAGAGCAAACAAACGGATGCTACAGGGCAATGGCAGAGATTGTATGATTCCACCCACACACCATTAAATGCTGGTGAAGGTTAATATTTGATCCTCCAGTTTGTTCATAAAGTAGGAATAATTCTGGTGATTTTATGTCCAAGGACAGTTTCCCAGCCTCtgattgaaatatatatatgttaattgTCCTTCAGTCATTGCATTAACTGTATTCATACTTCTTTCTATCTACCATCCATCAGAACAATCCAGAACACTTTGTGTCAGGTTGGcaagtacatttttgttggtTAGATACAGCAGAATTTCTGCAAAAGAAATTTTGCCAGCTCTGTGGCTCTACAATCTAAACTTTGTGAAATCGGTCAATACCTTAGTGACAAGTTGtgttagaaaaaaaacaacacttacTGGAGCAGAGATTTTGTACCTTTGGTGTGGCACCAGGTTGGACCGAAACAGGAACATTTCATTGAGCGATGGAAATCTCTCTTTGGGGCTCCTTCACTAATCACTCTGGTGTGTTCCATAGTAACAGACAATACGGAGAGCTCTTGCTTTTATAGGGGAGAGTGCATATTGTATAAGGGGCAGTGTGGGCTGAGAATCTTTAAATGAGGAGAGAAGCAGCGGGGTAAAGTCCTCCTGTTGCAGGGATATACTGTCTTCAGTTCAAAGTCTGTAGAAGTTCAGTCCATCAGAGCGTCAGTCACTCAGACAAAAGGAGTCCTGTCCCCTCTCCTATGATACACATCAACATGTTTGGTTGGACTCTCATCAGTCGTCGAAGGCGATTTGTGGTGCTGGTAGACTGGACAATGAGTGAGGGATGAGAaaaaagtgtatgtgtgtgtgtgcacatgtgcggTGCTGTCATTGGGAGGGGTGGATTTGGAGGTGGGGGGTGGACAAGTGAGTGTCGTTGATAGCACTGTGGTCCTCAGAGTGTCCATCTGTGAAACAGAGTGGGAGGAGAGTTAGAATAAGTCGTCCCCAAAGGCTGTTTTTTGTAAAGTCGATGTATGAATCCAAGCACATTGTTCTTACAATTCCATTTAATTACCAACTCGAGGAGTACATCATTAAAGTTGGTAGTAATGTGTTGAATAAATCCTTTGATATGATAAGACTTCCCATTTCCATTTTGAAGCTCATATCTACCAGTCAAGGTAAAGCAAGAAGTAATCTTTCTATAGAATGGGAGCAATTTGCCGCAATGTCAACCCTGTCTCTTACAaaattacgttcccatacaactaaactgcattctcaattacataTCgaaggaaatgtattttgtcttgGATTAATGTTGCAGTTTTATACCTGTGGTTAATGTtataaattgaaacaaaacaacacagaaacacaacaaaacaaaacaacttggttaggtttagtaaaatatCATGTATTGGTTTAAagtaagtatgtttgttacgttaTTTAAGTTACACATTCAACGAACAAGTCagcgttgacttttggtttcacacagtcTACGAACCGCGTTCTcttgggtgaaagtcctgtgttacTTTTACACATCCTTTGcagactttgattagaaacgtatttgtgatacgtcaaaaacaaatgcaatctgGATGATAATATGTTCCCCTCGAAACGTAATTGACAATACAGTTTTGTTGTATCAGAATGTAAATTTTAGGAATCCAGACTGGCATTGTACCACAAACTTACATTTCAAGGTGAGAGAATAGGGGTTGTTTAGTTCAGAGCAACGGGGCTCATTCAAAGAACCACACAAGAACAGATTAGGTGTTAAAAACACTAAGGATCAAATTgaaaaaaatgcacatttttagcAGTGTATCATTTTAGGTTTATTGTCTTTGGTACATGCAATTAGTATCAACTTGAGGACACTTTGGggcaaataaagtgtttaatatTTAGTGTGGGCTTCTCTGGTGGCATACATTTTACATAATGTTTTAGATCATTCAGAATGAAGGCCTTGTGATATAGCAGACAAGTAGGAAAGGTGAGATACAGCAAacatatatgtattgtatttttaggTAGGAAGGTTACAGTACATTTTCTCTCAGCTGCTGGTTTGGTTTTAGCAGTACTAATGGTGCGTGGGGCTTGATTTCCATCTTTTGTCGTTATTAATTACTCTAATTCAGAGCACTCGCCTCATGTTACCACAACTTCAATTGCTCTTCAATTGCTCTTGAATACAATCTCATTTAATTAACAACTCGAGGAGTGCATCATTAAATTTGGTAATAATGTGTTGAATAAATCCTTTGGAATGATAGGCTTCCCATTCTGAGGCTCATAGAGGTAATCTGCCAGTCAAAGTAAAGCAACAGGAGCGATGTGCCGGTTAATGAGGAAATATATGTGAAAATGAATGTGTTGGCCAAACACACCCTCCAGCAAGAAAtgcataacaaaaaaaaaaggcacatgCATGATATCtggtattttgtcattttttataatatatttgattatGTAATATCGGgtcttaatattttattttaatgtgggCTTCTTATTCTGTTGCCTCCCGGCTCACTGTCACAGCGGAGTTAAGACACTGGACACACAATGAAGAGATCAGCCTTACTGTTTGCTACACTGgacaaaacatcaaataacCCTCATGCCAGAATTTCACCATTTTAAGATGATAAGACTAAATATGAATAGTAAACAACTtggtaaaaaacattttggaagtAAAGGAGATCATTTCAAATGCTTTAAAGACACATGCTGGGGAGTGGGAGACATTTGAAACATCAAAAGTGTCTGATTATTTAAAGGGTACCCCACTGTGAATTACAAAATGTCAATGAATAAATCTGTGTAAATTCATACCTAAAgactgagactgcacaaccgcATAAAAGTGTTTGTGGGAGCACACTAGGGGAAACCCACCTCATTTGTTTTGATTGCGGATTCGCAGACACCTTCTCTTTAGCGGGGGCTCCAGCTCGGGGCTCCCATCTGCTGATAAGGGGGCACTGATGGAGCAGGACAGGATGGCCGTCTTGTCAGCGCCGGGCTTTGGCACAGGCTGGATGACCACACAGCCTCCGGTGGACAGCAGTGGCAGGGCATAGGCGTGCTCACCCTCCTCCATGTTGGAGTCAGGATCTGGCTTACCCTCCACTGTGTCCACTATCTCGTCTTGCAATGAGCCCCGCTTCCCCGGATCCCAATCTCCAACTGAGCAATTGTTCTCTTTCAGTGCCTCATGCTCTAGCTCACCATTGGCTGGctgctcctctgcctctccttctccacgGTTTTCACCTTTTCGGTCAGACTCAAAGGCAGGAGTGAGAAGTGAATGCCATCCCGTACCATTGACTATGACATTACATGGGGCAGCAGGGCTAGTCTGGAGGTGGGGTTGGTGTTGGAGCTGGGTCCGTGCTCTGCTTGGCAAGGGTGGTGGGGTACGGTTAGATATACATAGATTTAGCTGGCTCACTGGCGCATCATCATGGCAAGAAGGGCTGCTGTTGCTGGAGGGTGGGCTGGATGATTCTAGTGTGCTTGGGTGTGTGACCCCTTCCAGCTCCGTAGAACTGAGGAGGCCCTGTGAGAGGGCCCCTTCCCCCCGATCATGTCTGCCCTTTCCTTCCCAACTTAGGCCAGCAACTGGTGGAGATCTTGATTCAGCCTCTGCCTCTACTTTGACCTGGACCACAGGTAGCATCCTCTTAATTACCTGCTGTTGGCATGGCCTCTGGCCCACAGTTAGATCAATCACCCCGTCCATCAGTCCATAGCTTGTTAGACACAGGTTGCCCAAATTGTCCTCCGACTTCACAGTCAAGTCCACCAGCGCCGTCCTGCTTCTCCCTGAACGTACAGGAGAAAGACGCTCTGCACCAGCTGGCTCTACGTTCTGTTCCCCTCTGTCAGCTCCAGAGGAACCTGGAGAATGGGGCTGAGAAGCTGAAGCTTCAGAGGATTCTGGAGCACTGCGAAAGGTGCCTCTTCTCTCCGGCTGGTGTATGGAAGTTCTGGGATTAAAGGGAATTGGGATTGGAATAGGGATTGGGACTGGGAGCGGTACAATGACAGGGTAAGGGATCAAGAGAGTTGGTGGGGGTACCAATGGCGACAAGGATGGCATGCCAAAGTTCATCATTGGGGGCAGAGGATAGCGTCCATTGGGCATCATGTTTGGGAAAGGGGGGAGACCTGGCATAGAGAGACCGGGGTGGGGGGGCATCATGCCAGGGTTTGGATTGGATGAGGGGTGTACATGTGGAGACATCAGAGGCCTGTGCATGGGGCTTGATGCTGAGCCCATGGTCCTGGGAGGATGTGGACCAATACCAGGGATCATAGGGTTTGACATGGGGCTATGGGGCCCTCCTGGGTGGGCAGAGGGCCGAAGATATGGTGGATGCATATGCTGCATCAGTTGATGCTCCATGAACAGAGGCAGGGGCATGGGTCCCCGGGGTGTCATCACCATGGGAGGGCTACCTGGAGGAACCCCGACAGGTGGGTGCAAAGTGGGAATAGGCGGAGGGTGAAGTGTGGGGCTCTCGTGGGGTCTGGATGAGGAGGATGGGGAGTAGATAGGAACAGTGTCTGAAGGTGAGGTGGCAGAAGAAGTGGAAGGGGCCAATGCAGAGTTGGAGGAAGGCCCCCCTGGTGAGGGAGCTTTACGCCGGAGGTCCGTTAACGGTGTCCCCCAAGATTCAGGAGTGAGCAGCTGTACCCCTCCACTGCACTCCATTTTACCCTCCCCACCAACCCCGTGTCCTGGGTTACACAATCCTCCAGGCAACGCAGCCTGGGTCTCCTTGTAGAAAATGTCCATCTTATATTGGTTCAGGCATTTGGCACTGCAGAACTGCAGCCTCCGCTCACCAGCACCAAAGTCCAGGTACTCTTTAGTGTGGCGAATATGTTTGCACCAGTCACACACCTGTAACAAAagacacagacagtacacataCTGCATCAGCACCTGTCACTCTGCATACAAAATACTTCTAATTTGTTTGTggtaaaatacaacataatcTCTTTTGAAGTACCCCGATAAGCAAAAGCCCAGCTTCCAAACCATTTGGAGATAAACacgtttttttaaaatattctttttaaGGAAACTGATGCTTGAATACTTTTACAAATCTGTCAACAGCAAACACTTAACTTTGTAAGTTTGAATTACAATGCTTAAATGCACATGCCTGTATGTATTTGATTTATGCAAtgtaggtatgtgtgtgtgtttgtgcatgtgtctaAATTGATCCTTCCTGAGAGTTAAATGTGCACATGATGGCATTAGGCTGCTAAGTGGTATTGAAGTGACTTTGTGTTTAACTTCCTGTCCTAACAAGGAAGGCCCATTTACACCTTCTGTTGACAATAAAATAACTGACAACCCAAGCACAACAAGACAAAAAGATGTTTTCCCTCAAATGGCCTTCCACACCTGGTATTGAAGTGTGTGCCAACTAGTAGACAGACATTAGAATTACTAGAAAGGTCGATACTGAATTGCATACAAAACTGCTGCTGCAAGTTTCAGCTTTCAACCATCAGGCCGCACCCCAAATCAGTAATGATCTGAGTTGGCATTTACTTGATGGTTTACTTTAATCTCTTCAGAGGCATCAAGTCATTGTTGCAATAACTCAATACAGaacttttttaatttgtcatttaaGCTCTGAAGTTCACAAGTGTAGCTTAAAACTGCCAAGGTATTTaccatgttgttgtttgtaaatGTCTTATTCCTGTGGATAACTGGCTAAACATACATGATGACTATTTTGGTGACCACTGCAGTGCTGCATacttaaaatgtttaactgatttaaaatagttttcaaTTACAATCAGTGTCTGCAAATATACTATATTGTTTTGGATGCAGCATTGTTTTTCAACGCTGCCATTTCAGACCAACATTCAACACAGTTACCTTGCCAAATGCTTTTATCCAATATAGCCTCAAaagaccagaatgcaatgcagccaaatTTTTGTGAAATACGCATGCCTAGGGAGCTTTTTATGATCTTCACATACATGTACGTACAGTACAGACTGTCAGAGTGGTGCATTACTGCCCAACAAATAACTATAAGGCCAACACTAGATAACATGAACACCTAACAGTATTATACAACAACACCACAAATTTCTTCCTCAGAAATTGCAACTGAACTTTTAACAAGTCTCAAACTTCAATTTCAAACTTCTTACCTGACAATGGTGAGAGTAGTAGATTATGAATATCTTAATTTTCACAGCTCTCTTCTATTCCTATAATTCACTGATATCCAATCACACAACTTCTGTTCACTAACTACGTACTGTATGTCATACTAAAAATGAAGattcttaaaaaaaatcaattattgTTCTTTATGTTTTACTGTAGCTATTAAAATGACAAGATCAACTTTTTAGAGGCACATTAGGATTTGTAAAATGTGGTCAGAGCCAATAATTTAATTCATAATAGGATGATAAAATTCAGtttcaaactaaatatcttgTCATATGTTATGCTTTAGGGACGGATCACTTCTGTATGTAACATATATGGAGAGGCTAAATTAAAAAGTTGTCTTTCTCACTCACTGCAGTGGCAAAGATCCC
Encoded here:
- the sobpa gene encoding sine oculis-binding protein homolog A isoform X2, which translates into the protein MAEMEKEGRPPENKRSRKPAHPVKREINEEMKSFAENTMNELLGWYGYDKVELRDSDNLEIGETPQHISVLKENLLPKIPASTESSEGSPDRANSSQCLPASRNGVTESSNTPSTSMPGTKEHGNLPIIVPMIPPPLIKPPADEDASNMQIMCAWCQKIGVKRYSLNMGSELKSFCSEKCFAACRRAYFKRNKVCDWCKHIRHTKEYLDFGAGERRLQFCSAKCLNQYKMDIFYKETQAALPGGLCNPGHGVGGEGKMECSGGVQLLTPESWGTPLTDLRRKAPSPGGPSSNSALAPSTSSATSPSDTVPIYSPSSSSRPHESPTLHPPPIPTLHPPVGVPPGSPPMVMTPRGPMPLPLFMEHQLMQHMHPPYLRPSAHPGGPHSPMSNPMIPGIGPHPPRTMGSASSPMHRPLMSPHVHPSSNPNPGMMPPHPGLSMPGLPPFPNMMPNGRYPLPPMMNFGMPSLSPLVPPPTLLIPYPVIVPLPVPIPIPIPIPFNPRTSIHQPERRGTFRSAPESSEASASQPHSPGSSGADRGEQNVEPAGAERLSPVRSGRSRTALVDLTVKSEDNLGNLCLTSYGLMDGVIDLTVGQRPCQQQVIKRMLPVVQVKVEAEAESRSPPVAGLSWEGKGRHDRGEGALSQGLLSSTELEGVTHPSTLESSSPPSSNSSPSCHDDAPVSQLNLCISNRTPPPLPSRARTQLQHQPHLQTSPAAPCNVIVNGTGWHSLLTPAFESDRKGENRGEGEAEEQPANGELEHEALKENNCSVGDWDPGKRGSLQDEIVDTVEGKPDPDSNMEEGEHAYALPLLSTGGCVVIQPVPKPGADKTAILSCSISAPLSADGSPELEPPLKRRCLRIRNQNK
- the sobpa gene encoding sine oculis-binding protein homolog A isoform X1; translation: MAEMEKEGRPPENKRSRKPAHPVKREINEEMKSFAENTMNELLGWYGYDKVELRDSDNLEIGETPQHISVLKENLLPKIPASTESSEGSPDRANSSQCLPASRNGVTESSNTPSTSMPGTKEHGNLPIIVPMIPPPLIKPPADEDASNMQIMCAWCQKIGVKRYSLNMGSELKSFCSEKCFAACRRAYFKRNKLGYIRNYAARDDDGLGGKLPQHSFTQDTPRLVFKTNSDVLVCDWCKHIRHTKEYLDFGAGERRLQFCSAKCLNQYKMDIFYKETQAALPGGLCNPGHGVGGEGKMECSGGVQLLTPESWGTPLTDLRRKAPSPGGPSSNSALAPSTSSATSPSDTVPIYSPSSSSRPHESPTLHPPPIPTLHPPVGVPPGSPPMVMTPRGPMPLPLFMEHQLMQHMHPPYLRPSAHPGGPHSPMSNPMIPGIGPHPPRTMGSASSPMHRPLMSPHVHPSSNPNPGMMPPHPGLSMPGLPPFPNMMPNGRYPLPPMMNFGMPSLSPLVPPPTLLIPYPVIVPLPVPIPIPIPIPFNPRTSIHQPERRGTFRSAPESSEASASQPHSPGSSGADRGEQNVEPAGAERLSPVRSGRSRTALVDLTVKSEDNLGNLCLTSYGLMDGVIDLTVGQRPCQQQVIKRMLPVVQVKVEAEAESRSPPVAGLSWEGKGRHDRGEGALSQGLLSSTELEGVTHPSTLESSSPPSSNSSPSCHDDAPVSQLNLCISNRTPPPLPSRARTQLQHQPHLQTSPAAPCNVIVNGTGWHSLLTPAFESDRKGENRGEGEAEEQPANGELEHEALKENNCSVGDWDPGKRGSLQDEIVDTVEGKPDPDSNMEEGEHAYALPLLSTGGCVVIQPVPKPGADKTAILSCSISAPLSADGSPELEPPLKRRCLRIRNQNK